The genomic region GGTCAGATAATACGGAGTCTTGCCTCCgtgcaggagactgggctagaagACCTCTCGGATCCCTCCCAGAGCTACGTTTCCaggcccccctgcagccctgcagaCAGAGACCTTAGCGGACACTCTGAAGGGGGCGGTGTGTGCAAGGCCAGCGATCTGGGCGGGTGGGAATCAGCCTGCTCGCGGCTGCAGGAGCACTATGTGGTTACATAGCAGCCTTCCCCTTGTCACGAGTCCAGACAACGCTGACCCTGCTCTCTCGCTGTTCTGTTCCCCAGTAAACCCAGGGTACTGCCCGCAGGTTGACCCCAATGGTATGACCATCTGCCTTGTGGAATGCAATAACGACAGGCAGTGTGGAGCGGGCAGCAAGTGCTGCAGCCGGGGATGCCATGTGCAGTGCGCGCGGGCTGTGTCAGGTAAACTTCGCACCTGGGAGTGGGGGACCAAAGGGGGggtacttggtcctgcctatTAGATGAGCCCCCCGGACATTCTGAGTAATTCAAACTGCTACACAAGTGGGGCCGGGTCAGAGAATGGACGTGGGGCAagggacagagctgggacaggCAGGGGACTGACTGAAGGCGGTCTAAGGCCCAGGGGCATGCGGCtgagtgtggggtgggagggtctggggggaagccgcagggatcagtcctggagAGGCGCAGACCAGGACGGCAAGGAAAAGCCTTGGCCAGAGGTCAGATCTGGGGCCTGGCTCCGGTCCGTGGTGCAGGCCTGTGCGTTTGGGGTTTGTTCCCCACAGAGACAAGAGCTGTTGTTGTTTCCCTTTTCCAGCCAAACCTGGCACCTGCCCCAAGAGGACCGTGCTGCAGACGTTCGCGCCGTGTGAGAATAAGTGCAGAGACGACAGGGACTGTCCCAACATGGAGAAATGCTGCTTTACTGGCTGTGGCCTCGGCTGCCTGGCCCCTGGAACAGGTACCAGCAGCAAAGATAGAGGGGCCTgtggagcccccagccccacagcactggCCAGGCATCCTGTGGGCCAGAGACATCCCCACTTCCCCACCAGTCTGGGTTCACTAGCCTGAGCTCCCTTGCAGATCTCTGCCCTCCTTATAACCCATCTCCTCTCTCCAGGTGACATTTGCCGACTCCCGCCTGAGAGGGGCCCTTGCGCACAACGGCTCGTTCGCTTCTTCTACAACCCGGCCTACAGGACGTGCCAGAGATTCTATTATGGCGGCTGCCTGGGCAACAGGAACAATTTCAAAACTCTCCGGGCGTgccagcaggcctgcaggacactCGGTAAGGGGCCCGAGCGCGTGAACCCGCCGGCCGCAGCTGGGCAGCTCAGCAAGCTGGGACAGGCTGAGAATTAACGCAGCTGCCGGCCGGACTGGTCACCAGGAGTGCAGGGTGGGAAACGGGACCGAAGCGAAAGAGGTTGCTGGTTCTGGGGCTGGATCCTAGCCCTGCTGTGGGAGGCCAGGGCAGGGGAGACGATCATGGAAATCAGTTCATAAAATGTTCAGCATACAAATCTGTGCCGTAAGTATTCACaggccgacgcccctggctgtgCCTGCGAGGAGCGCGGCATGCAAACGGCCAAGAGCTGTCGTAGGCACGCGTAGACTGAGAGTCTGCATCCACGGGCCATAACTGTTAGCAAATGAGGGGTTTGCACGTACATTTTGTCTGCCTAACCGTAGTTTCTGAAAATCCGGCACTAAAGGTTCTTCAACTAATATGTAAATGAAGTGACCATTAAGAAATGTTTTTTCAGGGTTCAGATATGCCCTAGTGACCAAGTCCTCTTTTAGCCCCATCTCCCACCCCAGCTGGAGACTGGGTCCCAGTTAGATTTCAATGGGGAGGCTGAGCAGCTGTCTCTCCGTGCTCTGTAGCTAACGTGACCTGCAAGCCCTTGTGGGGCCCGGCGCATGTTCAGCCTGCAGTCACACCTACTTCTACGGCTCCGTCACCAAGACATGGGACGAGGTCGTTTGTGGCACTGCCAGGGCACTGGGAACAATTTGGCACCAGAGCCGGATGTCTCAGGgcctgtggaggagcagggaggctaTGTCTAAACTACCA from Natator depressus isolate rNatDep1 chromosome 13, rNatDep2.hap1, whole genome shotgun sequence harbors:
- the LOC141997354 gene encoding uncharacterized protein LOC141997354, which gives rise to MKSGLLLLGLLTLWADLPSASGQLCQVKKGECPAPINKGAANCDIFCSTDADCPGSERCCSTGCGRECRLPVGVNPGYCPQVDPNGMTICLVECNNDRQCGAGSKCCSRGCHVQCARAVSAKPGTCPKRTVLQTFAPCENKCRDDRDCPNMEKCCFTGCGLGCLAPGTGDICRLPPERGPCAQRLVRFFYNPAYRTCQRFYYGGCLGNRNNFKTLRACQQACRTLEKPGFCRVFPPDTMGICALLCFSDDDCPGAEKCCSVGCGRTCQTPVAGPIRERDWKEPRV